From one Paeniglutamicibacter psychrophenolicus genomic stretch:
- a CDS encoding ABC transporter substrate-binding protein, with translation MTIKDLASKPRGRREFLKMTGMLGAAAAFSATVAACSSPGTATGGSAAATGAATHLEAGISYALSTGFDPMTSSGATPFAANMHIFEGLVDLHPATREPYLALAAADPKQLTDTSWEIKLRSGAKFHNGDPVTVEDVVYSFDRVTDTKNASLFAQFVPFIKSVKAKGEDTVVFTLNYAFPLFATRISVVKIVPKKLASADQAAFDAAPVGSGPYKLVSATKDDKIVFEKFADYNGAYAAKADTMTWYLLSDAAARVTAAESGRVAAIEDVPYLDVDRLKSKMNVESVQSFGLLFLMFNCESGPFADKRVRQAFHYATDTQTVIDRALLGNAKPATSYVQETHPQYVKAANVYGYDAAKAEALLKEAGVTNLEIELLTTDTSWVKDIAPLLLESWNKLPGVKVTMQNLQSGALYTEHVDTGKFTIVAAPGDPSVFGNDLDLLLSWFYRGDVWPTNRFRWSKTAEYKALQGMLDAAVKAKDEAGAVKAWTEAINLLSDQVPLYPVLHRQLPTAWDEKKLEGFKPLPTTGISFVGVAPKA, from the coding sequence ATGACCATCAAGGATTTGGCCAGCAAGCCCCGTGGCCGTCGCGAATTTCTCAAGATGACCGGCATGCTTGGTGCAGCCGCTGCCTTCTCGGCAACGGTTGCGGCCTGCTCGAGCCCAGGGACCGCAACCGGCGGCAGCGCCGCCGCAACCGGTGCCGCCACCCACCTGGAAGCCGGCATCTCCTACGCCCTGTCCACCGGCTTCGACCCGATGACCTCCTCCGGCGCCACCCCGTTCGCCGCCAACATGCACATCTTCGAGGGCCTGGTCGACCTGCACCCGGCAACCCGCGAACCGTACCTGGCGCTGGCCGCCGCCGACCCGAAGCAGCTGACCGACACCAGCTGGGAGATCAAGCTTCGCTCCGGCGCCAAGTTCCACAACGGCGACCCGGTCACCGTCGAGGACGTCGTCTACTCCTTCGACCGAGTCACCGACACCAAGAACGCCTCGCTGTTCGCGCAGTTCGTGCCGTTCATCAAGTCGGTCAAGGCCAAGGGCGAAGACACCGTTGTGTTCACCCTGAACTACGCCTTCCCGCTATTTGCCACCCGCATCTCCGTGGTCAAGATCGTCCCGAAGAAGCTCGCCTCGGCGGACCAGGCGGCATTCGACGCGGCCCCGGTCGGCTCGGGCCCGTACAAGCTGGTCTCCGCCACCAAGGACGACAAGATCGTCTTCGAGAAGTTCGCCGACTACAACGGCGCCTACGCCGCCAAGGCAGACACCATGACCTGGTACCTGCTCTCGGATGCCGCCGCCCGCGTCACCGCGGCCGAATCCGGCCGCGTCGCGGCCATCGAGGACGTCCCGTATCTGGACGTCGACCGCCTCAAGTCCAAGATGAACGTCGAATCGGTGCAGTCCTTCGGCCTGCTCTTCCTGATGTTCAACTGCGAGTCCGGCCCGTTCGCCGACAAGCGCGTGCGCCAGGCGTTCCACTACGCCACCGACACGCAGACGGTCATCGACCGTGCACTGCTGGGCAACGCCAAGCCGGCCACCTCCTACGTGCAGGAAACCCACCCGCAGTACGTCAAGGCCGCAAACGTCTACGGCTACGACGCCGCCAAGGCCGAGGCCCTGCTCAAGGAAGCCGGCGTCACCAACCTCGAGATCGAGTTGCTGACCACCGACACCTCCTGGGTCAAGGACATTGCCCCGTTGCTGCTCGAATCCTGGAACAAGCTCCCGGGCGTCAAGGTCACCATGCAGAACCTGCAGTCCGGTGCCCTGTACACCGAGCACGTCGACACCGGAAAGTTCACCATCGTGGCCGCCCCGGGCGACCCGTCGGTCTTCGGCAACGACCTGGATTTGCTGCTGAGCTGGTTCTACCGCGGCGATGTCTGGCCGACCAACCGCTTCCGCTGGTCCAAGACCGCCGAGTACAAGGCACTGCAGGGCATGCTCGACGCCGCGGTCAAGGCCAAGGACGAGGCCGGCGCGGTCAAGGCCTGGACCGAGGCCATCAACCTGCTCTCCGACCAGGTTCCGCTCTACCCGGTGCTGCACCGCCAGCTGCCGACCGCCTGGGACGAGAAGAAGCTCGAGGGCTTCAAGCCTCTTCCGACCACCGGCATCTCCTTCGTCGGCGTGGCCCCCAAGGCCTAG